The following are encoded together in the Paludisphaera mucosa genome:
- a CDS encoding DUF6678 family protein, whose translation MGERRREVEAWRRYAERERLVSAMNATKWREVVEAMRGLSGGPPGFRIKDIQGPEPALATWDREWIYHPRPWETIEWLEIHADPRREAIVEALKRIGAPISLDEGRIRIWGWLRPGAAAALI comes from the coding sequence ATGGGGGAACGGCGTCGGGAGGTCGAGGCGTGGAGGCGGTACGCCGAGCGTGAGCGGCTCGTCTCCGCCATGAACGCCACCAAGTGGCGTGAAGTCGTCGAGGCCATGCGCGGGCTGTCCGGCGGCCCCCCGGGATTCCGCATCAAGGATATCCAGGGGCCCGAGCCGGCCCTCGCGACCTGGGATCGCGAGTGGATCTACCATCCCCGGCCCTGGGAGACGATCGAGTGGCTGGAGATCCATGCGGACCCCCGACGCGAAGCGATCGTCGAGGCGCTCAAGCGGATCGGCGCCCCGATCAGCCTCGATGAGGGGCGGATTCGAATCTGGGGGTGGCTGCGTCCTGGCGCGGCGGCGGCTTTGATCTGA